Part of the Calditrichota bacterium genome, GTGTCGCCGGAACCGCCTTGAACCAACTTTACCATGTTGTTGACCGTACCGGTCAGAGATTCCGCCTGTCCGGAGAGTTCTTCTGACGCGGCCGCACCTTGTTCAGCCGCAGCAGCGTTGCTTTGCGTAACCTTGTCCATTTGGGTGATGGCCGAATTGACTTGCGTGATTCCGTCAGATTGTTCCGACGAGGCGGCGGCGATTTCTCGAATAAGCTGCTGCGCCTTTTGGACGGATTGGGTAACGGATCCCAGCGACGACGACACTTGCGACACCGCAGCGCCGCCTTCGTTGACGCGTGAGAGGGTCTCGTCAATCAATCGATTGGTCTCTTTGGCCGCTTCCGCCGAGCGCATGGCGAGATTCCGGACTTCTTCAGCGACCACGGCAAAGCCTTTACCTGCTTCACCGGCACGCGCAGCTTCGACCGCAGCGTTCAACGCAAGCAGGTTAGTTTGGAATGCGATCTCATCGATTGTCTTGACAATCTTGGAAGTCTGGGCGGACGCATCTTGGATATTCTCCATGGTCACGGCCATGCGGGCTGCGCTGTTTTCAACATCGTGCACAGAGTTAGCTGTTTCCTCCATCAAAGAAGAGGCCGTATGAGAATTGTCCGCATTTTGTTTAGTCATCGCGGACATTTGCTCGACGCTGGCGCTGATTTCCTCGATGGTGGAGGCTTGCTCGCTGGCACCTTGCGACAGACCTTGTGCGGAAGACGAGACTTCATTAGCGGCTTGCGTAAGTTGAGAAGCTCCGTTGTTCAAGTCGGAAATAATCTGTGAGACTGGCTTGTTCACCATTATTTGCACCACGAAGAACAGCACGAAGCCCATCAAAGAAAGACCCAGCGCGATTAATCCCGCGGCCTTCCACATTGCCGCCATCGTTGCAGCTTCAGCAGCCGCCAAGGGTTGGATAATTTCGAAGGCACCGTGAACTTCACCGATTTTCCAGTTCTCCATGCGCGCACCGGTCGGATCGAGGCCTTCGTTGTTGCCCCACAGGGCCACAGACTGGGCCGGATCGCCGTGGCAGAGCATGCACGTCTTAGTCAGGCGGATAGGTTGGAAGTAGCGAATCGCATTTTGATCTTCATCATGAATCCAATACTCATTAGCCCCGCTGTTTTCAAGTTCACGCAAAGCGACGGCCTCGACTTCGTCCGGCTGGTTTTCCGGATTTCGCGGCTCGAACTTAGGAGTTCGGAATGTAAAGCCACCCATTTTTGCGCTGGCTTTTCCTGTTTGCCACGCCGTGTACACGGGGACGGTATGCAGGACACGGTCCAGATCATTTTCGTCCGCGTAGCCTCGAACCTGCTCAACAGAGTAGATACCCGCATCCCAAGCCTCTTCCATTTCCTGCCGGACATTTGCCACAGCAGTAACGACGGAGCGAGATTTTTCTACGTAGGTGTTTTCCGCGTTATCATGTTCATGCTGTTTGTAAAGACCCAACAGAA contains:
- a CDS encoding DUF3365 domain-containing protein, which encodes MSRHVVLEIIWRLTVLKNLSLRAKIISIGIILPLALMLILLGLYKQHEHDNAENTYVEKSRSVVTAVANVRQEMEEAWDAGIYSVEQVRGYADENDLDRVLHTVPVYTAWQTGKASAKMGGFTFRTPKFEPRNPENQPDEVEAVALRELENSGANEYWIHDEDQNAIRYFQPIRLTKTCMLCHGDPAQSVALWGNNEGLDPTGARMENWKIGEVHGAFEIIQPLAAAEAATMAAMWKAAGLIALGLSLMGFVLFFVVQIMVNKPVSQIISDLNNGASQLTQAANEVSSSAQGLSQGASEQASTIEEISASVEQMSAMTKQNADNSHTASSLMEETANSVHDVENSAARMAVTMENIQDASAQTSKIVKTIDEIAFQTNLLALNAAVEAARAGEAGKGFAVVAEEVRNLAMRSAEAAKETNRLIDETLSRVNEGGAAVSQVSSSLGSVTQSVQKAQQLIREIAAASSEQSDGITQVNSAITQMDKVTQSNAAAAEQGAAASEELSGQAESLTGTVNNMVKLVQGGSGDTFSYERPRPSIKPFASKSKPMSSPSKPAINKSPGYDDFPLDDDLSGF